Proteins from a single region of Candidatus Aenigmatarchaeota archaeon:
- a CDS encoding adenosine-specific kinase, with the protein MEIKVIKIEPEEGVNMILGQSHFIKTVEDLYEVMVSTVPNVKFGLAFCESSGDRLVRVEGNDDHLKKKAGNKMMEIGAGHSFIIFMKDAYPINVLSRIKDVQEVCRIFCATANPVEVIVAETEQGRGILGVIDGEKPKGIEDEKGIKWRKEILRKFGYKK; encoded by the coding sequence ATGGAAATAAAAGTAATAAAAATAGAACCAGAAGAAGGGGTCAATATGATATTAGGTCAATCCCACTTTATAAAAACTGTCGAGGATTTGTACGAAGTCATGGTTTCTACCGTTCCAAATGTAAAGTTTGGATTAGCCTTCTGTGAGTCCTCGGGAGATAGGTTGGTGAGAGTTGAAGGAAATGATGACCATCTTAAAAAAAAGGCTGGAAATAAGATGATGGAAATAGGTGCTGGTCACTCTTTTATAATATTTATGAAAGATGCCTATCCTATAAATGTCCTTTCAAGAATAAAGGATGTCCAAGAGGTTTGTAGGATTTTTTGTGCAACTGCGAATCCAGTAGAGGTTATAGTTGCTGAAACAGAGCAGGGAAGAGGGATACTTGGTGTTATTGATGGGGAAAAACCAAAAGGAATAGAGGATGAAAAAGGAATTAAATGGAGAAAAGAAATTTTAAGAAAGTTTGGCTACAAGAAATAA
- a CDS encoding HIT domain-containing protein → MNDCIFCKIAKKEIPSFIVYEDEECVGFLDVMPRSKGMCIVVPKKHYLSFDEDFDTSSKVFSSALIVAEKIKEALNPITIFFSSIFSQIPHFHVRVYPVYNDQIPLIENKPLEVEESELSDLSRKIRSIEVDWKPQEKIVEIIKEVVVEKKVEPEKKEKTEEDKKEDKFWKRKFEVA, encoded by the coding sequence ATGAATGATTGTATTTTCTGTAAAATAGCAAAAAAAGAAATACCATCCTTTATAGTTTATGAAGATGAAGAATGTGTTGGTTTTCTGGATGTGATGCCGAGGAGTAAAGGGATGTGCATAGTAGTGCCAAAAAAACACTATCTATCTTTTGATGAGGATTTTGACACATCATCAAAGGTGTTCAGCTCAGCATTGATAGTTGCTGAAAAAATAAAGGAAGCGCTCAACCCGATAACAATATTCTTTTCATCAATTTTCTCCCAGATACCCCATTTTCATGTAAGGGTTTATCCTGTATACAATGATCAGATACCATTGATAGAAAATAAACCTCTTGAAGTTGAAGAATCTGAACTTTCTGATCTGTCAAGAAAAATAAGGTCTATAGAGGTTGATTGGAAACCGCAAGAAAAAATAGTTGAAATTATAAAAGAGGTTGTTGTTGAAAAAAAGGTTGAACCTGAAAAGAAGGAAAAAACTGAAGAAGATAAAAAAGAGGACAAATTCTGGAAAAGAAAGTTTGAGGTGGCCTGA